One stretch of Echeneis naucrates chromosome 11, fEcheNa1.1, whole genome shotgun sequence DNA includes these proteins:
- the LOC115051053 gene encoding homocysteine-responsive endoplasmic reticulum-resident ubiquitin-like domain member 2 protein, whose protein sequence is MDPAVVDSPVTLVIRAPNQKYDDQTINCYQNWTVEKLKAHLSDVYPCKPSSKDQRLVYSGKLLLDHFTLKDVLRKQDEYHMLHLVCASRTPPSSPKPPGSRYNKPQENLANPTPLTNSNSPSTDHQRLPSSVESTDGLRQRIGSFPYHQLNPQLMHTWYPYPPQSTPPTSMPSYYSPMTLMWWQQLYARQYYMHYQALVASSQHLRPDRPSVQPNQPDPQSQRPQADRRGNAEVQMNAQGGEILNDEELNWDWLDWVYTFSRAAILLSIVYFYSSFSRFVMVMMAMLVLYLHQAGWFPFNLENELQLPGDRANQDDVEGELQNHDLQEMDGAVDDGSDNDGESGEEGAEDPNSVPHTGFLSSTWSFIITFFMSLIPEGPPNAAN, encoded by the exons ATGGATCCAGCTGTCGTGGACAGTCCGGTCACCCTCGTCATCAGGGCTCCCAACCAGAAGTACGACGACCAGACCATCAACTGTTACCAGAACTGGACTGTGGAGAAACTCAAAGCACACCTGTCTGATGTCTATCCGTGTAAACCA AGTTCCAAAGACCAGAGGCTCGTGTATTCTGGGAAGCTGCTTTTGGATCATTTTACCTTAAAAGATGTGCTGAGAAAG CAGGATGAGTACCATATGCTCCATCTTGTGTGTGCCTCGCGAACCCCTCCCAGCTCTCCAAAGCCCCCCGGAAGCCGTTATAACAAGCCTCAGGAGAATTTAGCTAATCCCACG CCTCTTACAAACTCAAATAGCCCTTCCACTGATCATCAACGGCTGCCGTCTTCTGTGGAAAGCACTGATGGACTCAGACAGCGAATTGGATCCTTCCCTTACCACCAGTTAAATCCGCAACTTATGCACAC CTGGTATCCGTACCCTCCACAGTCGACCCCTCCCACAAGCATGCCTTCCTATTACAGCCCCATGACACTAATGTGGTGGCAGCAGCTGTACGCCCGACAATACTACATGCACTA TCAGGCACTGGTTGCATCATCTCAACACCTCAGGCCAGACCGGCCGTCAGTTCAGCCTAACCAGCCCGATCCCCAGAGCCAACGACCTCAGGCAGATCGCCGCGGTAACGCAGAGGTCCAGATGAACGCTCAGGGAGGGGAGATCCTGAATGACGAGGAgctgaactgggattggctggaCTGGGTGTACACATTTTCACGGGCTGCAATATTACTCAGTATAGTCTACTTCTACTCCTCCTTCAGCCGCTTCGTCATGGTGATGATGGCCATGCTGGTGCTTTACCT GCACCAGGCTGGCTGGTTTCCCTTCAATCTGGAGAATGAACTCCAGCTCCCTGGAGACCGAGCCAATCAGGACGATGTGGAGGGGGAGCTGCAAAATCACGACTTGCAGGAAATG GACGGAGCGGTGGATGACGGTTCGGATAATGATGGCGAAAGTGGAGAGGAAGGAGCAGAGGACCCAAACAGCGTCCCCCACACAGGCTTCCTGTCGTCCACGTGGTCGTTCATCATAACCTTCTTCATGTCGCTCATCCCAGAGGGACCGCCAAATGCTGCTAACTGA